Proteins co-encoded in one Capsicum annuum cultivar UCD-10X-F1 chromosome 9, UCD10Xv1.1, whole genome shotgun sequence genomic window:
- the LOC107842445 gene encoding protein FLC EXPRESSOR isoform X4, whose product MLIIYILRQSSLSICAAVMTRRKRRHVPYPTPLPDGDSRRRFPPPEAQSQTRIHPSVLIDDGEAAQEREIETLLLDNHRLAGAHVALKQELSAVQQELHQLSSTASTVKAERDAEVREIYEKALKKESDVRIVNELSLEMTRVRTDIQNLDADREELTAKLQEMEDDLVKVRLELQQFPLIKDEIEAMHKEVQRGRAAIDYEKKMHTSNLEYSQAMEKHKIAVTSEIEKLNAELANAEKRARAAAAAAAPSNLNHQFTAATQSFTYSATYGNPEPAYGRNLYPATYAVHQVQGSADASTQYVPGAMSYASQPYADH is encoded by the exons ATgctcattatatatatattacgcCAGAGTTCTCTTTCCATCTGTGCAGCGGTCATGACGAGACGAAAACGCCGCCACGTCCCTTATCCAACACCACTACCGGACGGCGATTCTCGGCGCCGTTTTCCACCACCCGAAGCCCAATCCCAAACTCGTATCCACCCATCAGTCTTAATCGATGACGGGGAAGCTGCTCAGGAACGCGAGATTGAAACCCTGCTCCTGGACAACCACCGTTTAGCAGGCGCGCACGTCGCTCTTAAGCAGGAACTGTCCGCCGTCCAGCAGGAGCTCCATCAACTCTCTTCCACAGCCTCAACAGTCAAGGCTGAAAGGGATGCTGAAGTGCGTGAGATTTACGAGAAGGCACTGAAAAAGGAGTCTGATGTCCGTATAGTCAATGAGCTTAGTTTAGAAATGACTCGGGTTAGGACCGATATTCAGAACCTAGATGCCGACCGCGAAGAGCTCACTGCCAAATTGCAGGAGATGGAGGATGATCTCGTCAAGGTTCGTTTGGAGTTACAGCAGTTTCCCCTAATCAAAGACGAAATTGAGGCCATGCATAAGGAAGTTCAACGAGGAAG AGCTGCTATCGACTATGAAAAAAAGATGCACACCAGCAATCTCGAGTATagtcaagctatggagaagcatAAGATTGCTGTGACTTCtgaaattgaaaaactaaatGCTGAACTTGCAAATGCAGAGAAGAGGGCAAGGGCAGCAGCAGCTGCAGCGGCTCCAAGTAATTTAAACCACCAGTTTACTGCAGCAACCCAAA GTTTTACATATTCTGCCACTTATGGAAATCCTGAACCAGCATATGGAAGGAATCTGTACCCTGCTACTTATGCTGTACATCAG GTTCAGGGAAGTGCTGATGCAAGCACCCAATATGTTCCAGGAGCCATGTCTTATGCTTCACAACCCTATGCAGATCACTAG
- the LOC107842445 gene encoding protein FLC EXPRESSOR isoform X1 — MTRRKRRHVPYPTPLPDGDSRRRFPPPEAQSQTRIHPSVLIDDGEAAQEREIETLLLDNHRLAGAHVALKQELSAVQQELHQLSSTASTVKAERDAEVREIYEKALKKESDVRIVNELSLEMTRVRTDIQNLDADREELTAKLQEMEDDLVKVRLELQQFPLIKDEIEAMHKEVQRGRKEQVPSEIVDVCAIWLDTTIRNKIVAIMHQSRTSMMLMDIAMEKAAIDYEKKMHTSNLEYSQAMEKHKIAVTSEIEKLNAELANAEKRARAAAAAAAPSNLNHQFTAATQSFTYSATYGNPEPAYGRNLYPATYAVHQVQGSADASTQYVPGAMSYASQPYADH; from the exons ATGACGAGACGAAAACGCCGCCACGTCCCTTATCCAACACCACTACCGGACGGCGATTCTCGGCGCCGTTTTCCACCACCCGAAGCCCAATCCCAAACTCGTATCCACCCATCAGTCTTAATCGATGACGGGGAAGCTGCTCAGGAACGCGAGATTGAAACCCTGCTCCTGGACAACCACCGTTTAGCAGGCGCGCACGTCGCTCTTAAGCAGGAACTGTCCGCCGTCCAGCAGGAGCTCCATCAACTCTCTTCCACAGCCTCAACAGTCAAGGCTGAAAGGGATGCTGAAGTGCGTGAGATTTACGAGAAGGCACTGAAAAAGGAGTCTGATGTCCGTATAGTCAATGAGCTTAGTTTAGAAATGACTCGGGTTAGGACCGATATTCAGAACCTAGATGCCGACCGCGAAGAGCTCACTGCCAAATTGCAGGAGATGGAGGATGATCTCGTCAAGGTTCGTTTGGAGTTACAGCAGTTTCCCCTAATCAAAGACGAAATTGAGGCCATGCATAAGGAAGTTCAACGAGGAAG GAAGGAGCAGGTACCCAGTGAAATAGTTGATGTGTGCGCAATCTGGCTGGACACCACCATCAGAAACAAAATTGTGGCGATCATGCATCAAAGTCGCACTTCTATGATGTTAATGGACATTGCAATGGAAAA AGCTGCTATCGACTATGAAAAAAAGATGCACACCAGCAATCTCGAGTATagtcaagctatggagaagcatAAGATTGCTGTGACTTCtgaaattgaaaaactaaatGCTGAACTTGCAAATGCAGAGAAGAGGGCAAGGGCAGCAGCAGCTGCAGCGGCTCCAAGTAATTTAAACCACCAGTTTACTGCAGCAACCCAAA GTTTTACATATTCTGCCACTTATGGAAATCCTGAACCAGCATATGGAAGGAATCTGTACCCTGCTACTTATGCTGTACATCAG GTTCAGGGAAGTGCTGATGCAAGCACCCAATATGTTCCAGGAGCCATGTCTTATGCTTCACAACCCTATGCAGATCACTAG
- the LOC107842445 gene encoding protein FLC EXPRESSOR isoform X3, whose translation MLIIYILRQSSLSICAAVMTRRKRRHVPYPTPLPDGDSRRRFPPPEAQSQTRIHPSVLIDDGEAAQEREIETLLLDNHRLAGAHVALKQELSAVQQELHQLSSTASTVKAERDAEVREIYEKALKKESDVRIVNELSLEMTRVRTDIQNLDADREELTAKLQEMEDDLVKVRLELQQFPLIKDEIEAMHKEVQRGRAAIDYEKKMHTSNLEYSQAMEKHKIAVTSEIEKLNAELANAEKRARAAAAAAAPSNLNHQFTAATQSFTYSATYGNPEPAYGRNLYPATYAVHQDVWKMIVSFVLLGR comes from the exons ATgctcattatatatatattacgcCAGAGTTCTCTTTCCATCTGTGCAGCGGTCATGACGAGACGAAAACGCCGCCACGTCCCTTATCCAACACCACTACCGGACGGCGATTCTCGGCGCCGTTTTCCACCACCCGAAGCCCAATCCCAAACTCGTATCCACCCATCAGTCTTAATCGATGACGGGGAAGCTGCTCAGGAACGCGAGATTGAAACCCTGCTCCTGGACAACCACCGTTTAGCAGGCGCGCACGTCGCTCTTAAGCAGGAACTGTCCGCCGTCCAGCAGGAGCTCCATCAACTCTCTTCCACAGCCTCAACAGTCAAGGCTGAAAGGGATGCTGAAGTGCGTGAGATTTACGAGAAGGCACTGAAAAAGGAGTCTGATGTCCGTATAGTCAATGAGCTTAGTTTAGAAATGACTCGGGTTAGGACCGATATTCAGAACCTAGATGCCGACCGCGAAGAGCTCACTGCCAAATTGCAGGAGATGGAGGATGATCTCGTCAAGGTTCGTTTGGAGTTACAGCAGTTTCCCCTAATCAAAGACGAAATTGAGGCCATGCATAAGGAAGTTCAACGAGGAAG AGCTGCTATCGACTATGAAAAAAAGATGCACACCAGCAATCTCGAGTATagtcaagctatggagaagcatAAGATTGCTGTGACTTCtgaaattgaaaaactaaatGCTGAACTTGCAAATGCAGAGAAGAGGGCAAGGGCAGCAGCAGCTGCAGCGGCTCCAAGTAATTTAAACCACCAGTTTACTGCAGCAACCCAAA GTTTTACATATTCTGCCACTTATGGAAATCCTGAACCAGCATATGGAAGGAATCTGTACCCTGCTACTTATGCTGTACATCAG GATGTCTGGAAAATGATAGTATCCTTTGTGCTTCTTGGTAGATGA
- the LOC107842445 gene encoding protein FLC EXPRESSOR isoform X2 yields MTRRKRRHVPYPTPLPDGDSRRRFPPPEAQSQTRIHPSVLIDDGEAAQEREIETLLLDNHRLAGAHVALKQELSAVQQELHQLSSTASTVKAERDAEVREIYEKALKKESDVRIVNELSLEMTRVRTDIQNLDADREELTAKLQEMEDDLVKVRLELQQFPLIKDEIEAMHKEVQRGRKEQVPSEIVDVCAIWLDTTIRNKIVAIMHQSRTSMMLMDIAMEKAAIDYEKKMHTSNLEYSQAMEKHKIAVTSEIEKLNAELANAEKRARAAAAAAAPSNLNHQFTAATQSFTYSATYGNPEPAYGRNLYPATYAVHQDVWKMIVSFVLLGR; encoded by the exons ATGACGAGACGAAAACGCCGCCACGTCCCTTATCCAACACCACTACCGGACGGCGATTCTCGGCGCCGTTTTCCACCACCCGAAGCCCAATCCCAAACTCGTATCCACCCATCAGTCTTAATCGATGACGGGGAAGCTGCTCAGGAACGCGAGATTGAAACCCTGCTCCTGGACAACCACCGTTTAGCAGGCGCGCACGTCGCTCTTAAGCAGGAACTGTCCGCCGTCCAGCAGGAGCTCCATCAACTCTCTTCCACAGCCTCAACAGTCAAGGCTGAAAGGGATGCTGAAGTGCGTGAGATTTACGAGAAGGCACTGAAAAAGGAGTCTGATGTCCGTATAGTCAATGAGCTTAGTTTAGAAATGACTCGGGTTAGGACCGATATTCAGAACCTAGATGCCGACCGCGAAGAGCTCACTGCCAAATTGCAGGAGATGGAGGATGATCTCGTCAAGGTTCGTTTGGAGTTACAGCAGTTTCCCCTAATCAAAGACGAAATTGAGGCCATGCATAAGGAAGTTCAACGAGGAAG GAAGGAGCAGGTACCCAGTGAAATAGTTGATGTGTGCGCAATCTGGCTGGACACCACCATCAGAAACAAAATTGTGGCGATCATGCATCAAAGTCGCACTTCTATGATGTTAATGGACATTGCAATGGAAAA AGCTGCTATCGACTATGAAAAAAAGATGCACACCAGCAATCTCGAGTATagtcaagctatggagaagcatAAGATTGCTGTGACTTCtgaaattgaaaaactaaatGCTGAACTTGCAAATGCAGAGAAGAGGGCAAGGGCAGCAGCAGCTGCAGCGGCTCCAAGTAATTTAAACCACCAGTTTACTGCAGCAACCCAAA GTTTTACATATTCTGCCACTTATGGAAATCCTGAACCAGCATATGGAAGGAATCTGTACCCTGCTACTTATGCTGTACATCAG GATGTCTGGAAAATGATAGTATCCTTTGTGCTTCTTGGTAGATGA